Proteins encoded by one window of Candidatus Krumholzibacteriota bacterium:
- a CDS encoding PTS sugar transporter subunit IIA: MRLSSKLKKNAVRLDMKASTKKEALGELVGLLCDAHRLSDRDTILEAILRREKKQSTGVGMGLALPHAKTPVVKELHVAFGRSARGVDFDAIDGELAKIFFILVSPKDVSGPHIVALAGISRLVKHEAFREKLLSCPDEKTLLDIVRRAEDEYL, translated from the coding sequence ATGAGACTGTCAAGCAAACTGAAGAAGAACGCCGTCAGACTCGACATGAAGGCCTCCACGAAAAAGGAGGCTCTCGGCGAGCTCGTCGGCCTGCTTTGCGACGCCCATCGCCTCTCCGACCGCGATACGATCCTCGAGGCGATCCTCCGTCGCGAAAAGAAGCAGAGCACCGGGGTCGGGATGGGCCTCGCGCTGCCCCACGCGAAGACGCCCGTCGTCAAAGAGCTCCATGTGGCCTTCGGCCGGAGCGCGCGGGGCGTCGATTTCGACGCGATCGACGGCGAATTGGCGAAGATCTTCTTCATCCTCGTCTCCCCGAAGGACGTCTCCGGCCCCCACATCGTGGCGCTCGCCGGGATCTCGCGGCTCGTCAAGCACGAGGCATTCCGGGAGAAGCTCCTCTCCTGCCCCGACGAGAAGACGCTTCTCGACATCGTCAGGCGCGCGGAGGACGAGTACCTCTAG
- a CDS encoding ArsB/NhaD family transporter, which yields MTAHAVIAIVVFVVAYILIITERIHRTKIAIMGGVLLVLLRVLPQADAFASIDFNTIGLLVGMMLLIGVVKETGIFTWVAIRIAKKARGDSWRILLWISIFTALASALLDNVTTVLLIAPITILIAEMLDIRPYPFLVAEILASNIGGTATLIGDPPNILIGSATDLSFLDFLIHLGPPALLILGVTLLVLRVVFRRELSGAFVDTERVLAGMDETKAITDPVLLRRSLVVLSFTILGFVLHDALGLKPATVALAGGGVLLIWSGTDIEKRLEEIEWPTLFFFMGLFVLVGGLEEVGVLEVLAAGVLRLSGDVGVLSLCVLWFAALASSFLDNIPFVAAMIPLLARISVSLFPNTAGLDEAAYAVYLMEKSMPLWWSLALGACLGGNGTIIGASANVVIAGFSGKTRTPLTFGNYFRYGFPLMLLSILLSSGYILVRYLLFR from the coding sequence TTGACCGCTCACGCCGTCATAGCGATCGTCGTTTTCGTCGTCGCCTATATCCTGATCATCACCGAGCGGATCCACCGCACGAAGATCGCGATCATGGGAGGCGTCCTCCTCGTCCTCCTGCGCGTCCTGCCGCAGGCCGACGCCTTCGCGTCGATCGATTTCAACACGATCGGCCTTCTCGTCGGCATGATGCTCCTCATCGGGGTCGTCAAGGAGACGGGGATATTCACGTGGGTCGCCATCAGGATCGCGAAGAAGGCCCGCGGGGATTCCTGGCGCATCCTCCTCTGGATCTCGATCTTCACCGCTCTCGCCTCGGCCCTCCTCGACAACGTGACGACCGTTCTCCTGATCGCGCCGATCACGATCCTGATCGCCGAGATGCTCGATATCCGGCCCTATCCCTTCCTCGTCGCCGAGATCCTCGCCTCCAACATCGGGGGAACGGCGACGCTGATCGGCGATCCGCCGAACATCCTGATCGGATCGGCCACCGACCTCTCCTTCCTCGATTTCCTCATCCACCTCGGTCCGCCGGCCCTCCTGATCCTCGGCGTCACGCTCCTCGTCCTCCGTGTCGTCTTCCGGCGCGAGCTAAGCGGCGCCTTCGTCGACACCGAACGGGTGCTGGCGGGCATGGACGAGACGAAGGCGATCACCGATCCGGTGCTGTTACGCCGGAGTCTCGTCGTGCTCTCCTTCACGATACTCGGGTTCGTCCTCCACGACGCGCTCGGGCTCAAGCCGGCCACGGTGGCCCTCGCCGGCGGCGGCGTCCTGCTCATCTGGAGCGGCACCGACATCGAGAAACGCCTCGAGGAGATCGAGTGGCCCACCCTCTTCTTCTTCATGGGCCTCTTCGTCCTCGTGGGCGGCCTCGAGGAGGTCGGCGTCCTGGAGGTGCTCGCCGCCGGCGTGCTGCGCCTGAGCGGCGACGTCGGGGTCCTGAGCCTCTGCGTCCTGTGGTTCGCGGCGCTCGCCTCCTCGTTCCTGGACAACATCCCCTTCGTCGCCGCCATGATCCCGCTCCTCGCGAGGATCAGCGTCTCCCTCTTCCCGAACACGGCAGGACTCGACGAGGCGGCCTACGCGGTCTATCTGATGGAAAAATCGATGCCCCTGTGGTGGAGCCTGGCCCTCGGGGCGTGTCTCGGCGGCAACGGCACGATCATCGGGGCCTCGGCGAACGTCGTCATCGCCGGATTCAGCGGAAAGACCCGCACGCCGCTCACCTTCGGCAACTACTTCCGGTACGGCTTTCCCCTGATGCTCCTCTCGATCCTGCTCTCGAGCGGCTACATCCTCGTCCGATACCTCCTCTTCCGGTAA
- a CDS encoding MBL fold metallo-hydrolase, whose product MGFFEVRGVVTGRFRLDGGAMFGVVPKVLWEKTDPADGDNRIAMAMRILYAERGGMRLVVDAGAGDKLGEKMIRNYRIESPPLRERLAGEGIDPDAVTHAVMTHLHFDHAGGFTWRNGDGRLQLAFPNATHFVQQSQWEAALDPNEKDRASFFPEDFLPIEEAGRLEMLDGEKEIAPGVRVIPTSGHTPGHQTVLLEGNGEALLYGADLLPLASHVNLPWIMAYDHRPLDTLEEKKRLLKRAADENWILFFEHDPRIAACRVRRNEKGRFEATAPVELR is encoded by the coding sequence GTGGGGTTCTTCGAGGTCCGGGGCGTCGTGACGGGGCGGTTCCGTCTCGACGGCGGCGCGATGTTCGGCGTCGTGCCGAAGGTCCTCTGGGAGAAGACCGACCCGGCGGACGGCGACAACCGCATCGCCATGGCGATGCGCATCCTCTACGCCGAGCGCGGCGGGATGCGTCTCGTCGTCGACGCGGGCGCGGGAGACAAGCTCGGGGAGAAGATGATCCGCAACTACCGGATCGAGTCGCCGCCGCTCCGCGAGCGCCTCGCCGGGGAGGGGATCGATCCGGACGCAGTCACCCACGCCGTCATGACGCACCTCCACTTCGACCACGCCGGCGGCTTCACCTGGCGCAACGGCGACGGCCGTCTCCAGCTCGCCTTCCCGAACGCGACGCACTTCGTCCAGCAAAGCCAGTGGGAAGCCGCCCTCGATCCGAACGAGAAGGACCGGGCGAGCTTCTTTCCGGAGGATTTCCTGCCGATCGAGGAGGCGGGCCGGCTCGAGATGCTCGACGGCGAGAAGGAGATCGCCCCCGGCGTCCGCGTGATTCCCACGTCGGGACACACGCCGGGCCACCAGACGGTCCTCCTCGAAGGAAACGGGGAAGCCCTCCTCTACGGCGCCGATCTCCTTCCCCTCGCCTCGCACGTCAACCTGCCGTGGATCATGGCGTACGATCACCGGCCACTCGACACCCTCGAGGAGAAGAAGCGGTTGCTCAAACGGGCCGCCGACGAGAACTGGATCCTCTTCTTCGAGCACGACCCCCGGATCGCCGCCTGCCGCGTCAGGCGGAACGAGAAGGGGCGATTCGAGGCGACCGCCCCGGTGGAGTTGCGGTGA
- a CDS encoding threonine synthase: MTVFEGYRCGLCGREVPAGSIAGECPTCAGPLLGVYDLAALRARTTREEFFGAGEGVWRFRGLLPVFPREITLGEGNTPILDASRLRGGSGLGGLFLKDESLNPTGSFKARGMAVAVSRLVDLGARRAAVPSAGNAGLALAAYGAAAGIACDVFIPADTPAGVAEECRLYGARVVQVAGVISDAAGRMAGENAETGAAVMSTFREPCRVEGKKTMAFEIAAALSPPPDWIIYPTGGGTGIVAMWKAFAELDELGWLEGPRPRLAAVQAAGCQPLVRAFEDGRESAGCWEAPETVAAGLRVPSSRADRLILRALRETGGTAVAVDDEAILEAVGRMAAETGVFPSPEGAATLAGLDALVARETIKPGDRVCLLVTAGGSRYRLLLDDSAR; the protein is encoded by the coding sequence ATGACCGTTTTCGAGGGATACCGTTGCGGCCTGTGCGGCAGGGAAGTGCCGGCCGGTTCGATCGCCGGCGAATGCCCGACCTGCGCGGGGCCGCTCCTCGGCGTCTACGATCTCGCCGCCCTGCGCGCCCGGACGACGCGTGAGGAGTTCTTCGGGGCCGGCGAAGGAGTGTGGCGCTTCCGCGGGCTGCTGCCCGTCTTCCCGCGCGAGATCACGCTCGGCGAGGGCAACACGCCGATACTCGACGCGTCGCGACTTCGCGGGGGTTCGGGGCTCGGCGGCCTCTTTCTCAAGGACGAATCGCTCAATCCGACCGGCTCCTTCAAGGCGCGCGGGATGGCGGTCGCCGTCTCGCGGCTCGTCGACCTCGGCGCGAGGCGCGCCGCGGTGCCGTCGGCGGGGAACGCGGGGCTCGCCCTGGCCGCCTACGGTGCGGCGGCGGGGATCGCCTGCGACGTCTTCATCCCGGCGGATACCCCGGCGGGCGTGGCGGAGGAGTGCCGTCTCTACGGGGCCCGCGTCGTGCAGGTCGCCGGCGTGATATCCGATGCGGCGGGCCGCATGGCCGGGGAGAACGCGGAGACCGGCGCCGCGGTGATGAGCACCTTCCGGGAACCGTGCCGCGTGGAGGGGAAGAAGACGATGGCCTTCGAGATCGCCGCCGCCCTCTCACCGCCGCCCGACTGGATCATCTACCCGACGGGGGGCGGAACGGGGATCGTCGCGATGTGGAAGGCCTTCGCCGAACTGGACGAACTCGGCTGGCTCGAGGGTCCGCGTCCGCGGCTCGCCGCCGTCCAGGCCGCCGGGTGCCAGCCGCTCGTCCGCGCCTTCGAGGATGGGCGGGAGAGCGCAGGATGCTGGGAGGCGCCGGAGACGGTCGCCGCGGGATTGCGTGTGCCTTCCTCGCGAGCCGACCGGCTGATTCTGCGCGCCCTCCGCGAGACGGGGGGGACGGCCGTCGCGGTGGACGACGAGGCGATCCTCGAGGCGGTCGGGCGGATGGCCGCCGAGACGGGCGTATTCCCCTCGCCCGAGGGCGCGGCGACGCTCGCCGGTCTCGACGCGCTCGTCGCCCGCGAAACGATCAAGCCGGGCGACCGGGTCTGTCTCCTCGTGACGGCGGGCGGTTCCCGCTATCGCCTGCTCCTGGACGACTCGGCCCGATAA
- a CDS encoding sigma-70 family RNA polymerase sigma factor, which produces MTDDAALMRLVAGGDADALRRLFDRHGNAVFNFFLRSTGSREDAEDLTQQTFVNLYRAAGRYRPTAAFRTWLFRIARNLAVSYSRRRPAGDSLDLLAEGGFEPPAAGVDPAADASHAELRGAYARALLQLPEEQRTAVELRIGRGLSYREIAEAMGKSLPAVEALVYRARERLAAALARFREDAT; this is translated from the coding sequence GTGACCGACGACGCCGCCCTGATGCGCCTCGTGGCCGGGGGGGACGCCGACGCGCTCCGCCGCCTGTTCGATCGCCACGGAAACGCCGTCTTCAACTTCTTCCTGCGTTCGACGGGAAGCCGCGAGGACGCCGAGGACCTCACCCAGCAGACCTTCGTCAACCTCTACCGGGCCGCCGGCCGGTACCGGCCGACGGCCGCGTTCCGCACGTGGCTCTTCCGCATCGCGCGCAATCTCGCCGTGAGTTATTCGCGGCGCCGCCCTGCAGGCGACTCGCTCGACCTGCTCGCCGAGGGCGGGTTCGAGCCACCGGCCGCCGGTGTCGATCCCGCGGCCGACGCTTCGCATGCGGAACTGCGGGGTGCATACGCGCGGGCGCTTTTGCAGCTCCCCGAGGAGCAGCGCACGGCCGTCGAGCTGCGTATCGGCCGGGGGTTGTCCTACCGGGAGATCGCCGAGGCGATGGGAAAGAGCCTGCCGGCGGTCGAGGCGCTCGTTTACAGGGCCCGCGAACGCCTGGCGGCGGCCCTCGCCCGCTTCAGGGAAGATGCGACGTGA
- a CDS encoding DUF4384 domain-containing protein, translating into MRHIVTICLLLTALILLSAPVSAVDVRRGAFDGDGLDLSVRLVGGKGAVLMPGRDVNITFQTSEDAFVFIYNIDTDGYVNLLYPADGRPVRSEGRTVHFLPEAGRGIRWTVGERTGIEYIHAIAVPERSMIDENELAYLARGASLPAEKRFRIQTDPFLAFNTIDEEIVSEAGIAAMSADVTWFYINREVDYPRYLCASCHGHDRMSDPYAMVCPAIEIERVEYADADYPYEETFVVRHLDEDENDYYVADLGDRFDDADDVYDDGGSWEDWDDWDDADVHLHVYYNDWYVPRHSYHPWHWYVAWDPYWWDDWYWGWSWSVGWGGYYHHHWPFYSWYRPYYYASWYRNDWWWDYGYDGYWRHDDRQYRTIANGRTVTKRYLTYADTAARVRRVDAISGSRLARVKVKERRDRTIERSTLARRTTSATSARMPVVSRATGTTRPAGTTRTANRVVTRRVVHGQDARTARRDPGDTVRPTADPDSRRRNLKRTDGGSTTTPARGDDSTRRRSTRRERSTPGGTRSTSTNRTQPAKKSGEAETRRTQRPTGARKSAPKKSNDDTKRSSNSSARSSSTDRGIDERVGRASGRSSGGSSAGRTSSGSRSSGSRSSGSRSSGSGGGSKRRK; encoded by the coding sequence TGCCTCCTGTTGACGGCTCTGATCCTTCTGTCCGCTCCGGTCTCCGCGGTCGACGTGCGACGCGGCGCCTTCGACGGCGACGGACTCGACCTCTCGGTGCGGCTCGTCGGCGGCAAGGGAGCCGTCCTCATGCCAGGAAGGGACGTGAACATCACCTTCCAGACGAGCGAGGACGCCTTCGTATTCATATACAACATCGACACGGACGGCTACGTGAACCTCCTCTACCCGGCGGACGGCCGTCCCGTGCGAAGCGAGGGCCGCACGGTCCACTTCCTTCCCGAGGCGGGCCGGGGGATCCGCTGGACCGTCGGCGAACGAACGGGGATCGAGTACATCCATGCCATCGCCGTGCCGGAGCGCTCGATGATCGACGAGAACGAGCTCGCCTACCTCGCCCGCGGCGCCTCCCTTCCGGCGGAGAAGCGCTTCCGCATCCAGACCGATCCCTTCCTCGCCTTCAACACGATCGACGAGGAGATCGTCTCCGAGGCGGGCATCGCCGCGATGTCCGCCGACGTCACCTGGTTCTACATCAACCGCGAGGTCGACTATCCCCGTTACCTGTGCGCCAGCTGCCACGGTCACGACCGGATGAGCGACCCCTATGCGATGGTCTGCCCCGCGATCGAGATCGAGCGGGTCGAGTACGCCGACGCCGACTATCCCTACGAGGAGACCTTCGTCGTCCGGCACCTCGACGAGGATGAAAACGACTACTACGTCGCCGATCTCGGCGACCGCTTCGACGACGCGGACGACGTGTACGACGACGGCGGGAGCTGGGAAGACTGGGACGACTGGGACGACGCAGACGTGCATCTCCACGTCTACTACAACGACTGGTACGTCCCCCGGCACTCCTATCATCCCTGGCACTGGTACGTCGCCTGGGATCCCTACTGGTGGGACGACTGGTACTGGGGCTGGAGCTGGTCGGTCGGCTGGGGCGGTTATTATCACCACCACTGGCCCTTCTATTCGTGGTACCGCCCGTACTACTACGCGTCGTGGTACCGGAACGACTGGTGGTGGGATTACGGCTACGACGGCTACTGGCGGCATGACGACCGGCAGTACCGGACGATCGCGAACGGCCGGACCGTGACGAAACGGTACCTCACCTACGCCGATACGGCGGCGAGGGTGCGCCGCGTCGACGCGATCTCCGGCTCGCGGCTCGCCCGCGTGAAGGTCAAGGAGCGCCGCGACCGTACGATCGAGCGTTCGACGCTCGCGCGAAGAACGACGTCGGCGACGTCCGCGCGCATGCCCGTCGTCTCCCGCGCGACCGGGACGACGAGGCCTGCCGGAACGACCCGGACCGCGAATCGCGTCGTTACGAGGCGCGTCGTGCACGGGCAGGATGCCCGGACCGCGCGTCGCGACCCGGGCGACACCGTGCGCCCGACCGCCGATCCCGACAGCAGGCGGAGGAACCTGAAGCGCACCGACGGCGGTTCGACGACGACGCCTGCGCGCGGCGACGATTCGACGCGGCGCCGTTCGACCCGACGCGAACGCTCCACGCCGGGCGGGACGCGTTCCACCTCCACCAACCGGACGCAGCCGGCGAAGAAATCGGGCGAGGCGGAGACGCGGCGGACGCAGCGTCCGACCGGCGCCCGGAAGAGCGCCCCGAAGAAATCGAACGACGACACGAAGCGCTCGAGCAACTCCTCGGCCCGGAGTTCGAGCACCGACCGGGGCATCGACGAACGGGTCGGACGCGCCTCGGGAAGATCGTCGGGCGGCTCTTCGGCCGGTCGCACGAGTTCCGGCTCCCGTTCCTCCGGTTCACGCTCGTCCGGCTCCCGCTCCTCGGGGAGCGGCGGCGGATCGAAACGCCGGAAGTAG
- a CDS encoding periplasmic heavy metal sensor, whose amino-acid sequence MKRNAILLTTALMLAAAPLAAQHRMHDEGGSCAMPALELKADQETAMEKLRVEHRMTMIDLEAAAEKLRIGMRAALAADRPDAEKLGKMNAKLAATREKIGMARIDHMLAVRKILDDEQWKIFVKHHRMGDGMRGRNCRDGSGMHRPGRAGGEKRGCGDGDGTGRRGGDGHCGAGGS is encoded by the coding sequence ATGAAACGGAACGCGATCCTGTTGACGACGGCCCTCATGCTCGCGGCCGCGCCCCTCGCCGCCCAGCACCGGATGCACGACGAGGGCGGGAGCTGCGCGATGCCGGCGCTCGAGCTGAAGGCCGACCAGGAGACGGCGATGGAGAAGCTGCGGGTCGAACACCGGATGACGATGATCGATCTCGAGGCGGCGGCCGAGAAGCTCCGCATAGGCATGCGGGCCGCGCTCGCGGCGGACCGGCCGGACGCGGAAAAGCTCGGCAAGATGAACGCGAAGCTCGCCGCGACCCGCGAGAAGATCGGGATGGCGAGGATCGATCACATGCTCGCCGTGCGGAAGATCCTCGACGACGAGCAGTGGAAGATCTTCGTGAAGCACCACCGGATGGGCGACGGCATGCGCGGGCGCAACTGCCGCGACGGCAGTGGCATGCATCGCCCGGGCCGCGCCGGTGGCGAAAAGCGGGGATGCGGCGATGGCGACGGAACGGGGCGCCGCGGCGGGGACGGACACTGCGGCGCGGGCGGCAGTTGA
- a CDS encoding laccase domain-containing protein, whose protein sequence is MMRWIGQNGLVLGIFPAIEALAPTLRVFFASRIGGVSKPPFDSLDLGLSCGDRPKRVHANRRRLLETLELERNRLARAEQVHGASIAVARPGRIARGADGLVTGRPSLPLAVSTADCYPVVLFAPAEGALAALHVGRAGAAAGILEAGINRLSAGFGANLADTIALVGPGICERCYPVRETDSRAFPASRRRRNGRWHVDLAAFIADDLVSLGLRRRNVLASGLCTSCDPGHFFSHRRDGGKTGRHWTIAWIDEP, encoded by the coding sequence ATGATGCGATGGATCGGACAGAACGGCCTCGTTCTGGGGATCTTCCCCGCGATCGAGGCGCTCGCGCCAACGCTCCGCGTCTTCTTCGCGTCGCGGATCGGCGGTGTCAGCAAACCGCCCTTCGACTCGCTCGATCTCGGACTCTCGTGCGGCGATCGGCCGAAACGGGTTCACGCGAACCGGCGCAGACTGCTCGAGACGCTCGAACTGGAACGCAACCGCCTCGCGCGCGCCGAGCAGGTCCACGGCGCATCGATCGCCGTCGCCCGTCCGGGGCGGATCGCCCGCGGCGCCGACGGCCTCGTGACCGGGCGCCCATCGCTGCCGCTCGCCGTCTCCACGGCCGACTGCTACCCGGTCGTCCTCTTCGCTCCCGCCGAGGGCGCGCTCGCGGCGCTGCACGTCGGCCGCGCAGGCGCCGCCGCGGGGATACTCGAAGCGGGGATCAACCGGCTCTCCGCCGGATTCGGCGCGAACCTCGCCGACACGATCGCGCTCGTCGGACCGGGGATCTGCGAGAGATGCTACCCGGTGCGGGAGACGGACTCCCGCGCCTTTCCCGCTTCGCGCCGGCGCAGGAACGGCCGCTGGCACGTCGACCTCGCCGCCTTTATCGCGGACGACCTCGTGTCGCTGGGGCTTCGCCGGCGCAATGTCCTGGCCTCCGGGCTCTGCACGAGCTGCGATCCCGGGCATTTCTTCTCGCACCGCCGCGACGGCGGGAAAACCGGGCGCCACTGGACGATCGCCTGGATCGACGAACCGTGA
- a CDS encoding zf-HC2 domain-containing protein codes for MDCTDYRMMVTMREDGELGPDRLAMLDAHLSVCGACRVFEAAVRETTALHASLVEMAPPPSILEGVIAEVGRPARAGLFAGWRRFAVPAAAIFVLVAGVIAGGQIGRTTLGADGDADASFGLEYLEEYPPGSVGDLVVSYLEGGETDE; via the coding sequence ATGGATTGCACCGATTACCGCATGATGGTCACGATGAGAGAGGACGGCGAGCTCGGACCGGACCGGCTCGCGATGCTCGATGCGCACCTGTCGGTCTGCGGGGCCTGCCGGGTTTTCGAGGCCGCCGTGCGCGAAACGACCGCTCTCCATGCCTCGCTCGTCGAGATGGCGCCTCCGCCGTCGATTCTCGAAGGCGTGATCGCGGAAGTCGGCCGGCCGGCCCGCGCCGGCCTTTTCGCCGGCTGGCGCCGGTTCGCCGTGCCCGCGGCGGCGATATTCGTGCTGGTGGCGGGAGTCATCGCGGGCGGGCAGATCGGCCGAACCACGCTCGGCGCCGACGGCGACGCCGACGCCTCCTTCGGTCTCGAGTACCTCGAGGAATATCCACCCGGCTCCGTCGGCGACCTCGTCGTCTCCTACCTCGAGGGGGGTGAGACGGATGAGTAA
- a CDS encoding periplasmic heavy metal sensor → MSNRLVGVLLVLSLAFNLAVAASLGWLWISRERETGDSAPHVSAPDPCGPACRMLSRRMGLRGERAELVHRIMGQSLETTRDLRERIGADRRRLVVLLTGDEPDSAAIMQTVDDISTLQGELEKVLVERLMKVRSVLDESEMHIFHRMLGETAGPPPGEARHTGHSRRHEPGGTR, encoded by the coding sequence ATGAGTAATCGCCTCGTCGGCGTCCTCCTCGTCCTCTCGCTCGCCTTCAACCTCGCGGTGGCGGCGAGTCTCGGATGGCTGTGGATCTCGCGCGAGCGGGAGACCGGCGATTCCGCGCCGCATGTCTCCGCGCCCGATCCGTGCGGGCCGGCGTGCAGGATGCTCTCGAGGCGGATGGGGCTCCGCGGCGAACGGGCCGAGCTCGTTCACCGGATCATGGGCCAGTCACTCGAGACCACCCGCGATCTGCGGGAGAGGATCGGGGCGGACCGCCGGCGTCTCGTCGTCCTGCTCACGGGCGACGAGCCCGATTCGGCCGCGATCATGCAGACGGTGGACGATATCTCGACGCTCCAGGGGGAACTCGAGAAAGTTCTCGTGGAGCGGCTCATGAAGGTGCGATCGGTGCTCGACGAGAGCGAGATGCACATCTTTCACCGGATGCTCGGCGAGACGGCCGGCCCGCCCCCCGGGGAGGCGCGGCATACCGGGCATTCTCGACGTCACGAACCCGGAGGTACACGATGA
- a CDS encoding CBS domain-containing protein, whose product MDIRDCMKREFRFLAPDASLRDIARLFEETGEAVLPVREETGELAGVITIDDFLLIFLPAYIDLIRNIDFLHDFGAIEQHSFSIEESLFVAEDLMREEPAVLAENDSVMKAAAVLHRSGITRIPVVRDGRLVGMISKNDIVRALYGTEGQH is encoded by the coding sequence GTGGATATCCGCGACTGCATGAAACGGGAGTTTCGCTTTCTCGCTCCCGATGCGTCCCTCCGGGATATCGCCCGGCTCTTCGAGGAGACGGGCGAGGCGGTCCTCCCCGTCCGAGAGGAGACCGGAGAGCTGGCCGGCGTCATCACGATCGACGACTTCCTGCTGATCTTCCTCCCCGCGTATATCGACCTCATCCGGAACATCGACTTCCTGCACGACTTCGGCGCCATCGAGCAGCATTCCTTCTCGATCGAGGAATCGCTCTTCGTCGCCGAGGACCTGATGCGCGAGGAACCGGCCGTCCTCGCCGAGAATGACAGCGTCATGAAGGCGGCGGCGGTCCTCCACCGGTCCGGGATCACCCGGATACCCGTCGTCCGCGACGGCCGTCTCGTCGGCATGATCAGCAAGAACGACATCGTGAGGGCCCTCTACGGCACGGAAGGACAACATTGA
- a CDS encoding pyridoxal phosphate-dependent aminotransferase, producing MRSKITDGIKPFIVMEILERAQALEREGRSIVHMEIGEPDFDTPAGIVESGVAGMTGGDTHYTDSRGTHELRETIASWYNGRYGLDVTGDRVLVTNGVSPALLLVLSVLIEQPGDEIVLGDPYYPCYPNFIRFLRGVPRFAPASSDRGFQLDPADARRLVGPRTKAIMINSPANPSGTLMPPADIKEICSLGVPVISDEIYHGLVYGAKEHSALEYGDDVFVLNGFSKLFAMTGWRLGYCIAPASAVRTLHVLLQNFFISPNAFVQRAGLSALSRQQPEIDDMVAKYDARRRFLLEELPKIGLGCRVEPKGAFYIFVDASHVDRDSYRLAFDILETAGVALAPGIDFGAEGEGHLRISYANSIENLADGVRRLEGYLARRDALPAPHRSKGDTA from the coding sequence ATGCGCAGCAAAATCACCGACGGAATAAAGCCCTTCATCGTCATGGAGATCCTCGAGCGCGCGCAGGCGCTCGAGCGTGAGGGCCGGTCGATCGTCCACATGGAGATCGGCGAACCCGATTTCGACACGCCGGCGGGAATCGTCGAATCCGGCGTCGCGGGGATGACGGGTGGCGACACGCACTACACCGACAGCCGGGGAACGCACGAGCTCCGCGAGACGATCGCCTCCTGGTACAACGGCCGATACGGGCTCGATGTGACCGGCGACCGGGTCCTCGTGACGAACGGCGTCTCGCCGGCCCTCCTCCTCGTCCTCTCGGTCCTCATCGAGCAACCGGGCGACGAGATCGTCCTGGGCGACCCCTACTACCCGTGCTATCCCAATTTCATACGCTTTCTCCGCGGCGTTCCGCGATTCGCGCCGGCGAGCAGCGATCGAGGATTCCAGCTCGACCCGGCGGACGCCCGGCGGCTCGTCGGGCCCCGGACGAAGGCGATCATGATCAACTCCCCCGCCAATCCCTCGGGGACGCTCATGCCTCCCGCCGACATCAAGGAGATCTGCTCGCTCGGCGTTCCCGTCATCAGCGACGAGATCTACCACGGGCTCGTCTACGGGGCGAAGGAACATTCGGCCCTCGAGTACGGTGACGACGTCTTCGTTCTGAACGGCTTCTCCAAGCTCTTCGCGATGACCGGCTGGCGCCTCGGCTACTGCATCGCGCCGGCGTCGGCCGTGCGAACCCTGCACGTGCTCCTGCAGAACTTCTTCATCTCCCCGAACGCCTTCGTGCAGCGGGCCGGCCTAAGCGCCCTTTCCCGGCAACAGCCCGAGATCGACGACATGGTCGCGAAATACGACGCGCGCCGGCGATTCCTCCTCGAGGAATTGCCGAAGATCGGACTCGGTTGCCGCGTGGAGCCGAAGGGGGCCTTCTACATCTTCGTCGACGCCTCCCACGTGGACCGCGATTCCTACCGTCTCGCCTTCGACATCCTCGAGACGGCCGGCGTCGCGCTGGCGCCGGGGATCGATTTCGGCGCGGAGGGCGAGGGACATCTCCGCATCTCGTACGCCAACTCGATCGAGAACCTGGCCGACGGCGTCAGGAGGCTCGAGGGCTATCTCGCGCGCCGGGACGCGCTGCCGGCTCCGCATCGATCGAAAGGAGACACCGCATGA
- a CDS encoding MTH1187 family thiamine-binding protein gives MAVCSVSVVPLGTGSPSLSAFVARCQEILGETEGVRFRLTPMSTVIEGETETILAVVARLHRAPFDAGALRVMTLVNIDERRDTELTMDGKVASVEARLR, from the coding sequence ATGGCGGTCTGTTCGGTGAGCGTCGTGCCGCTCGGGACGGGCTCACCAAGCCTGAGCGCATTCGTCGCCAGATGCCAGGAGATCCTCGGGGAGACCGAGGGGGTGCGCTTCCGCCTGACGCCGATGTCGACCGTGATCGAAGGGGAGACGGAGACGATCCTCGCGGTCGTCGCCCGGCTCCACCGGGCGCCGTTCGATGCGGGGGCGCTCCGGGTGATGACGCTGGTGAACATCGACGAGCGGCGGGACACGGAACTGACGATGGACGGGAAGGTCGCTTCGGTGGAGGCGAGACTCCGCTGA